The following proteins come from a genomic window of Lolium rigidum isolate FL_2022 chromosome 5, APGP_CSIRO_Lrig_0.1, whole genome shotgun sequence:
- the LOC124656592 gene encoding septin and tuftelin-interacting protein 1 homolog 1-like: MALLASTSPAVAKMLLRWNFKEGSGLGARGQGIVAPVQLCNTTSGIGYGERSYENGLPGTTPAVQEEWRRRCEELARALRLEEECCFKTLELLLRDMTRDDDARSRAERAEALAAVVKSMKVFQLKRTPGMWKATLPSSSVLYIVERVIKPKMAADAQEWTPSWDADCHQWVRPWIPLVGHLPDGLFDAVERKITNHANEYAVISPWKDYMDQTQWDTFTRRHVLPWLTSLVRELIIAPPKQMDPSFHTLMEWAPLVPAKTVVSILEEELFFDRFEDALRHWLQSGAGKPSSKEAVAWCTGWKNLFTPDLLTDERVLARMDAVADLVDTEA; the protein is encoded by the coding sequence ATGGCGCTACTGGCGTCAACaagtccggcggtggccaagatgCTGCTTCGGTGGAACTTCAAGGAGGGATCCGGCCTGGGCGCGCGGGGACAAGGGATCGTCGCCCCCGTACAGCTCTGCAACACTACAAGCGGCATCGGCTACGGAGAGAGGTCGTACGAAAACGGCCTTCCTGGCACGACGCCGGCGGTCCAAGAAGAGTGGCGCCGGCGGTGCGAGGAGCTTGCACGAGCCCTGCGGCTCGAGGAGGAGTGCTGCTTCAAGACCCTCGAGCTGCTGCTGCGCGACATGACGCGAGACGACGACGCCCGCAGCAGAGCGGAGAGGGCGGAGGCGCTGGCGGCGGTCGTCAAGTCCATGAAGGTGTTTCAGCTGAAGCGCACGCCGGGGATGTGGAAAGCCACGCTGCCTTCTTCTTCAGTTCTCTACATCGTCGAGCGCGTGATCAAGCCGAAGATGGCGGCGGACGCGCAGGAGTGGACGCCGTCGTGGGACGCGGACTGCCACCAGTGGGTGCGGCCGTGGATCCCCCTCGTCGGCCACTTGCCGGACGGCCTCTTCGACGCCGTGGAGCGCAAGATCACCAACCACGCCAACGAGTACGCCGTCATCTCGCCATGGAAGGATTACATGGACCAGACACAGTGGGACACCTTCACCCGGCGCCACGTCCTGCCGTGGCTGACGAGTCTCGTGCGGGAGCTGATAATCGCGCCGCCCAAGCAGATGGACCCTTCCTTCCACACGCTCATGGAGTGGGCGCCCCTCGTGCCGGCCAAGACCGTGGTGTCCATCCTTGAAGAAGAGCTCTTCTTCGACAGATTTGAAGATGCGCTGCGACACTGGCTGCAGTCCGGCGCCGGGAAGCCGTCTTCCAAGGAGGCCGTCGCCTGGTGCACCGGCTGGAAGAACCTGTTTACGCCCGACCTGCTTACCGACGAACGCGTACTCGCGCGTATGGATGCCGTCGCCGACTTGGTCGATACGGAAGCCTAG